The segment GCGTCCACAGTCAGGGCATGAATAAGGCTTTTCACCCGTATGGGTGCGCATATGGCACCGAAGATATGCGGCACGGGCAAAGGCTCTGCCACAGTGTGTGCAACTAAACGGGGTCATGCCGCTGTGCACCACCCGCTGATGCTCACTGAGCCCAGAGCTCTGGCTGAAGCAGCGTCCACAATCAGCGCAACAGTAAGGCTTCTCCCCAGTGTGGACTCGGAGATGGGTAATGAGGCCAGATCGATGCGTGAAGGCCCGCCCACAGTCAGGGCAACAATGAGGCCGTTCCCCTCTGTGAATGGCCCGGTGCGTACTCAGGGAAGAAGGCCAGCTGAAGGATTTGTTGCAGTCAGGGCAACGGAATGGCTTTTCAcctgtgtgagtgtacatgtgcgCCACCAATGTGGACCGCTGGGTAAAACTCTTCCCACAGTCAGGGCAACAATGAGGCCGTTCTCTTCTGTGAATGGCTCGGTGCATGCTCAGGGAAGAAGCCCGGCCAAAACACTTGTTACACTCTGAGCATTGAAACGGCTTTTCACCTGTGTGAGTGTACAGGTGCTCCACCAGTTTGGACTGTCGGGTAAAACTCTTCCCACACACATGGCACCCATGACGCTGATCTGCTTTTAGGACAGTGTCGTGCAAAGGAACAGTGGGCTGACCCTGTTGAGGGTCCTTGGACAGCAGCTCCAGGTAGCTCGGAGAAGCAGCAAAGGAGGGGCATGGCTCCTTCGGCCCAGCTTCTGTAGAAAACGTCCTCTGAATTGCTTCAGTCTCTTCCCTtggtttcctccttttctcctcttgtcTGCAATCTGCTGGGAGACCATGAAAAAGCTCAGACTCCGACTTATACTGCTCCTTTATTCCCACAGCCCCACATGGGGACAGATAGGGCACAGGAGGGGAGAGGCCACAGCATCTGAGCACGTATGGTGCATGGATGTCAGATGCAGCATAAAGAAAGGCTTCTGTGTGGTCCCCATTTCCACGTGCAGTGGGCTAAGCACTTGTCAAAGGTGGACAGCAAGACCTGAAGGAGCCTCCGGAAGAGAGCCACAGTGGTGGCAGAGGAGGAGTGGGAATGCGGGGCTACAACCCATACAGCCTATTGACCCAGTAGATATGAGGTGAGAGCACTGGGCAGGAACAATCACAGCCCTTTTCTAGATGAATCCAAGGGCCAGCTATCATGGGTTTGGCCGAGAAACAGGAAAATAGGGCAGAAACTACGGGGCAGTAAGTGCAGTCCCtagaagacaccacacacaggcTGGCAACACAGAAGTTCCCCCAAGCTGGAGTACCCAGTCCTTCACCTGAGTGGACTTCAGTCTTGCACATGGCCACTTCTGGATCCTGGGCACGGGGTCCCCACAGTTCGGTCTCTTCCTCCACCCAGCAGATGAGCGCTGGTTTGGCGCCTCGGATTCCTGGAGGGAAAGATCGCAAACCCCACTAGTCGGGGACGACGGACCACTTGGTCAGTACCGCCCAAGGCCTGACCCGTGCCCAGGGCCCTCTGCTGCACTGCAGGACCCACAGTGTAAAGCACAGCGCTACTCTAGGTGACCAGGAA is part of the Rattus norvegicus strain BN/NHsdMcwi chromosome 1, GRCr8, whole genome shotgun sequence genome and harbors:
- the Zfp764 gene encoding zinc finger protein 764 isoform X1, producing MCKTEVHSDCRQEEKRRKPREETEAIQRTFSTEAGPKEPCPSFAASPSYLELLSKDPQQGQPTVPLHDTVLKADQRHGCHVCGKSFTRQSKLVEHLYTHTGEKPFQCSECNKCFGRASSLSMHRAIHRRERPHCCPDCGKSFTQRSTLVAHMYTHTGEKPFRCPDCNKSFSWPSSLSTHRAIHRGERPHCCPDCGRAFTHRSGLITHLRVHTGEKPYCCADCGRCFSQSSGLSEHQRVVHSGMTPFSCTHCGRAFARAAYLRCHMRTHTGEKPYSCPDCGRCFRQGSDMAAHRRTHSGERPYPCPQCGRGFPTKSAMTKHQWVHRPGAKGHRDRKASQLSVALGTGQEDPDPPVGFQLYPEIFQECGAWS
- the Zfp764 gene encoding zinc finger protein 764 — its product is MAQRITPGRASAQPEFYKPGTVSFSDVAVYFSSEEWRCLQPAERALYREVMRETYGLLGSFGIRGAKPALICWVEEETELWGPRAQDPEVAMCKTEVHSDCRQEEKRRKPREETEAIQRTFSTEAGPKEPCPSFAASPSYLELLSKDPQQGQPTVPLHDTVLKADQRHGCHVCGKSFTRQSKLVEHLYTHTGEKPFQCSECNKCFGRASSLSMHRAIHRRERPHCCPDCGKSFTQRSTLVAHMYTHTGEKPFRCPDCNKSFSWPSSLSTHRAIHRGERPHCCPDCGRAFTHRSGLITHLRVHTGEKPYCCADCGRCFSQSSGLSEHQRVVHSGMTPFSCTHCGRAFARAAYLRCHMRTHTGEKPYSCPDCGRCFRQGSDMAAHRRTHSGERPYPCPQCGRGFPTKSAMTKHQWVHRPGAKGHRDRKASQLSVALGTGQEDPDPPVGFQLYPEIFQECGAWS